A region from the Lolium perenne isolate Kyuss_39 chromosome 4, Kyuss_2.0, whole genome shotgun sequence genome encodes:
- the LOC139830821 gene encoding uncharacterized protein, whose translation MAASAATLVFLLSLICIPSRFLTGALPPPPPTPSKPVTPPPPSTPSKPATPPPATPSKPVTPPPAAPPKRVTPPPPKLSKPVSPPPATPSKPVLPPPKLALPRPAAPPKPVSPPPATPSKPVPPPPATPPKLALPRPAAPPKPVSPPPATPSKPVQPPPAAPPKLALPPTKAPPKPGTPPRAAPLMPAIPPALMAPIPWDEPGYQSKPVPEPVRKACARTVFPDLCGRVLGFAVDPKRANDTRHLAEASARAAIQAGTAVAAFGYVYIAGAKNGTRLRLCVRDCTVRVDAAVKNMTASVAAMKRGAKAEAWQLAGEAAKGCGVCWGSCAQFTGEAMFVMIKRARQFERLVMIAGSIILMII comes from the coding sequence ATGGCCGCTTCCGCTGCCACGCTCGTCTTCCTCCTGTCCTTGATCTGCATCCCATCCCGGTTCCTCACCGGCGCGTTGCCACCCCCACCACCGACGCCGTCCAAACCCGTGACGCCACCACCACCTTCGACGCCGTCCAAGCCCGCAACGCCACCACCGGCAACGCCGTCCAAGCCCGTGACGCCACCTCCTGCGGCGCCGCCCAAGCGTGTGACGCCTCCACCGCCAAAGCTGTCCAAGCCCGTGTCACCGCCTCCTGCGACGCCGTCCAAGCCCGTGCTGCCACCGCCCAAGCTTGCGCTGCCACGTCCTGCGGCGCCGCCCAAGCCCGTGTCTCCGCCTCCTGCGACGCCATCGAAGCCagtgccgccacccccggcgacgCCGCCCAAGCTAGCGCTGCCACGTCCTGCGGCGCCGCCCAAGCCCGTGTCTCCGCCTCCTGCGACGCCATCGAAGCCGGTgcagccacccccggcggcgccgcccaAGCTAGCGCTGCCACCAACGAAAGCGCCACCGAAGCCAGGTACGCCACCGCGAGCGGCGCCGCTTATGCCGGCAATACCGCCCGCATTGATGGCGCCCATCCCCTGGGACGAGCCGGGGTACCAGTCGAAGCCGGTGCCTGAGCCGGTGCGGAAGGCGTGCGCGCGGACGGTGTTCCCGGACCTGTGCGGGCGCGTGCTGGGCTTCGCCGTGGACCCGAAGAGGGCGAACGACACGCGCCACCTCGCCGAGGCGTCCGCGCGCGCCGCGATCCAAGCCGGCACGGCGGTGGCCGCCTTCGGGTACGTCTACATTGCGGGCGCCAAGAACGGCACCAGGCTGCGGCTGTGCGTGCGCGACTGCACCGTCCGCGTCGACGCCGCCGTGAAGAACATGACGGCGTCGGTGGCCGCGATGAAGCGGGGCGCCAAGGCGGAGGCGTGGCAGCTGGCGGGCGAGGCGGCCAAGGGGTGCGGCGTGTGCTGGGGCAGCTGCGCCCAGTTCACCGGCGAGGCCATGTTCGTCATGATCAAGCGCGCGCGCCAGTTCGAGAGGCTCGTCATGATCGCCGGCAGCATCATCCTCATGATTATATGA
- the LOC127291972 gene encoding uncharacterized protein — translation MAMFRAVAAEQLKLLCLVCVMGNSPSFRALPPDPASACETELYARVGNTQCLLLAAAYTAGILLLGVIMKVDNTAAGADGTKGIASVAAGWKRAALRGMLLLAIGLSSAASLLAVATFEDGFRYRIGCATAGMGPRSPLAVAVMVFMALVHGGAAWLAAVSQN, via the coding sequence ATGGCGATGTTCAGGGCGGTCGCGGCGGAGCAGCTCAAGCTGCTGTGCCTCGTCTGCGTGATGGGCAACTCCCCCTCCTTCCGCGCGCTCCCGCCCGACCCGGCCAGCGCCTGCGAGACGGAGCTCTACGCCCGCGTCGGCAACACTCAATGCCTCCTCTTGGCCGCCGCCTACACCGCCGGCATCCTCCTCCTCGGGGTCATAATGAAGGTGGACAACACCGCGGCCGGCGCCGATGGCACCAAGGGCATCGCCTCCGTCGCCGCCGGGTGGAAGAGGGCGGCGCTGCGCGGGATGCTCCTCCTCGCCATCGGCCTCTCCTCCGCCGCGTCCCTCCTCGCCGTCGCCACCTTCGAGGACGGGTTCCGCTACCGCATCGGATGCGCCACTGCAGGGATGGGCCCCCGCTCCCCGCTGGCCGTGGCAGTGATGGTGTTCATGGCGCTGGTGCACGGCGGAGCGGCGTGGCTCGCTGCCGTGTCCCAGAACTAG
- the LOC127348274 gene encoding uncharacterized protein, translating into MAASTVLVLALAVLLLPASSSAARAPPGSSPLVATCKEGPFQAHCVKELGPRLLDIQTALASVSPRGALIAGVPGTVDFSSLVAVAMEAATEAGAVATTIFDGKLPGFNASVPDFKKCLDNCTVTMKSAMKKLHGATAAMKVHAHQVATMLANKAIVDVGSCTMSCHNLTGDMRLILEASLVEFQKMLRIAVTFISKLAAKTPPGPPPMRGIPPARRP; encoded by the coding sequence ATGGCGGCGTCTACGGTGCTGGTGCTCGCCctggccgtcctcctcctcccggcaTCGTCGTCCGCTGCGCGCGCACCACCGGGCTCGAGCCCGCTGGTGGCCACGTGCAAGGAGGGCCCCTTCCAGGCGCACTGCGTCAAGGAGCTGGGCCCGCGCCTCCTCGACATCCAGACGGCGCTCGCTTCCGTGTCCCCACGAGGCGCGCTCATCGCCGGCGTGCCCGGGACGGTGGACTTCTCCTCCCTGGTCGCCGTGGCCATGGAGGCAGCGACCGAGGCCGGGGCCGTAGCCACCACCATCTTCGACGGCAAGCTCCCCGGGTTCAACGCCTCCGTGCCCGACTTCAAGAAGTGCCTCGACAACTGCACCGTCACCATGAAGTCCGCCATGAAGAAGCTCCACGGCGCCACCGCCGCCATGAAGGTCCACGCCCACCAGGTCGCCACGATGCTGGCGAACAAGGCCATCGTCGACGTCGGGTCCTGCACGATGAGCTGCCACAACCTCACCGGTGACATGAGGCTCATCCTCGAGGCCAGCCTCGTCGAGTTCCAGAAGATGCTCAGGATCGCCGTCACCTTCATCAGCAAGCTCGCGGCCAAGACCCCGCCCGGTCCTCCTCCAATGCGCGGCATTCCCCCGGCGCGCCGACCCTGA